One genomic segment of Melitaea cinxia chromosome 19, ilMelCinx1.1, whole genome shotgun sequence includes these proteins:
- the LOC123662683 gene encoding uncharacterized protein LOC123662683, translating into MSENDMEQLATFMGHTNDVHKKSYRLPDDVYQTAKISKLLILMEDGKADAFRGKSLDEIELDLNEQLDEGMTENEVILDYDVESPGRAQDITDGNTSRLPRSPSPPSQPGRPGLQTNTLDSDHHVKKGKKRTLIPWTAEQKKACSAFFKHHIKNKLPPKRHECEALKEKHRDLLHNKDWLKIKVFIQNTYTKK; encoded by the coding sequence ATGTCTGAAAATGACATGGAACAGCTAGCTACATTTATGGGCCATACAAATGATGTACACAAAAAATCATATCGGCTACCGGATGATGTCTACCAAACTGCCAAGATATCTAAGCTGCTCATCCTTATGGAAGATGGGAAAGCAGACGCTTTCAGAGGCAAATCCCTGGATGAGATTGAGCTTGATTTAAATGAACAATTAGATGAAGGGATGACAGAAAATGAAGTTATTTTAGATTATGATGTCGAGTCACCTGGACGAGCACAAGATATAACAGACGGAAATACGTCACGACTACCGCGATCACCATCACCACCATCTCAGCCAGGACGGCCTGGTCTTCAAACAAATACTTTGGATTCTGATCATCACGTCAAGAAAGGCAAAAAGAGGACTCTGATACCATGGACTGCAGAACAAAAAAAAGCGTGCTCTGCATTTTTTAAACAtcatataaaaaacaaactacCACCTAAAAGACATGAATGTGAGGCTCTTAAAGAAAAACACCGAGACCTCCTGCATAATAAAGATTGGctcaaaataaaagtatttatacaaaaCACTTACACTAAGAAATAG